A genomic region of Zea mays cultivar B73 chromosome 6, Zm-B73-REFERENCE-NAM-5.0, whole genome shotgun sequence contains the following coding sequences:
- the LOC103629312 gene encoding paired amphipathic helix protein Sin3-like 5 isoform X2 yields MARRPPPSPPPPAQGNGSGSGSLTTRDALAYLKAVKDKFQEKRHTYEQFIQVMRDFKSDRLDSTGVIARVKTIFHGYPDLILGFNAFLPKEHAIRPLDLREDKKPVDYPRAISLVNRIKSRFQQEEHVYKSFLGILNKYRMHNKPIQDVYNEVTALLHGHPDLLEEFSHFLPDTPMPPPQAGTTTKVRHDDNNAIMHSVTRAQTVQVNQQIIESPVFNSKSQTVQRGRDFPSTADWDTSADRLDLEHDIQKSCIEKEKIRDACPRQHRRGYKRNEKNDEYENEDLDVEQCGHKSQRKMEGTGDDTPGDATLSSFNCSHAQEFQFCEKLKAHLEPEAYQEFLKCLHIYNQDIITRNELKRLVKDILQHYPDLVNGFNDFLGHCENIDGFLEGTFNKRQTSRMVRPVEKERYKENEGDSDPEKERYKESKNSERVLTFNSKEGAAHEASTFPSKEKYNLCKPISELDLSNCQRCTPSYRLLPKNYPVPSASNRTDTEASVLNDRWVSVTSGSEDYSFKHMRKNQYEESLFRCEDDMFELDMLLESVTVAIERVEKLVERMEGNSLKPDSSISLDEHLTSLNMRCIERLYGDHGLDVIDVLRKNVGVTLPVILTRLKQKQEEWSRCQSDFNKVWAEVYSKNYHKSLDHRSFYFKQQDTKNLNTKALLSQIKEISEKNRKGDDVLLAIAAGNRWPLVANMSFVYLDMDIHEDLYQIIKYSCGELCNSSDQVNKVMRIWTTFLEPLLGIHHRAHGAEDADMVKSKRRTREVGLACGGKTNNAAAKGGNGSKSAGAESVAEFMGRNETIPSMKSIKHDRITSLYGVGVHPFSAYSVSHNNLRPETEEGELSPNGDFKEEHFCVFEDEAVDGTSKQNEGSTSRSPQGRPKNYLKFSGKDHSGAENEGNKRAQRSAEDSENASEADEDISGSESAGDEESSHEDQEEEEDDMDLDTKAKNDCRAEVNREAQGLDGGTSLSFSECLQSTVKPISKYVSTALPNHEKKLSHIFYGNDSFYVLFRLHQIFYERILSAKTNCSTSDNNWKASRHINSPDQYSRFISALYNLLDGSSDHTKFEDDCRSIIGTQSYVLFTIDKLIYKIVKQLQALASDEMDNQLLQLYLYEKSRSPGSFFDLVYHENARALLHDDNIYRFECHSDPTELTIQLMEYGNEKPELTAVSFDPTFSPYLYNGYLSSIDDTKLVDDVFLRRNKRKQGRNDDSPTSLKIMDNVMFANGLECKISCESSKVSYVLDTEDVLFRTRKRRSSI; encoded by the exons ATGGCTCGTCGCCCGCCGCCGTCACCCCCTCCCCCGGCGCAAGGGAACGGGAGTGGGAGCGGGAGCCTCACCACCAGAGACGCCCTCGCCTATCTCAAGGCCGTCAAGGACAAGTTCCAGGAAAAGCGCCACACGTACGAGCAGTTCATCCAGGTCATGCGTGATTTCAAGAGCGACAGGCTCGACAGCACCGGCGTGATCGCCCGTGTCAAGACCATCTTCCACGGCTACCCGGACCTAATCCTCGGATTCAACGCCTTCCTGCCCAAGGAGCATGCCATCAGGCCTCTGGACCTCCGCGAGGACAAGAAGCCCGTCGATTATCCCAGGGCCATCAGCCTTGTCAACAGGATTAAG AGCCGATTCCAGCAGGAGGAACATGTCTACAAGTCATTCCTGGGGATCCTCAATAAGTACCGCATGCATAACAAGCCCATCCAAGATGTTTACAACGAG GTCACCGCACTGTTACATGGCCATCCAGATTTACTCGAGGAGTTCAGTCATTTTTTGCCTGATACGCCCATGCCTCCTCCGCAGGCAGGCACTACTACTAAAGTTAGGCATGATGACAATAATGCTATAATGCATTCTGTCACGAGAGCTCAGACAGTCCAGGTGAATCAACAAATTATAGAATCACCCGTGTTCAATTCCAAATCTCAGACAGTCCAG AGGGGGAGAGATTTTCCATCAACTGCTGATTGGGACACCAGTGCTGATCGCCTTGATCTTGAGCATGATATTCAAAAAAGTTGTATTGAGAAGGAGAAAATTCGTGATGCCTGCCCACGTCAGCATAGAAGAGGTTATAAAAGGAATGAGAAGAATGACGAGTATGAAAATGAAGATTTGGATGTGGAGCAATGCGGTCACAAATCACAAAGAAAGATGGAGGGTACTGGTGATGATACACCAGGGGATGCTACATTGTCCTCATTCAATT GTTCACACGCACAAGAGTTTCAATTTTGTGAGAAACTAAAGGCACATCTAGAGCCTGAAGCTTACCAAGAGTTCTTGAAATGCCTTCACATATACAACCAAGATATTATTACAAGAAATGAACTAAAAAGATTG GTAAAGGATATACTTCAACATTACCCAGATCTTGTGAATGGATTCAATGACTTCTTGGGTCACTGTGAAAATATAG ATGGTTTTTTGGAAGGAACCTTCAATAAAA GGCAAACATCGCGGATGGTTAGACCTGTGGAAAAAGAGAGATACAAGGAGAACGAGGGGGATAGCGATCCTGAGAAAGAGAGATACAAGGAAAGCAAAAATTCTGAAAGAGTATTGACCTTCAATTCTAAGGAAGGAGCAGCTCATGAAGCTAGTACATTCCCTAGCAAAGAGAAGTATAACTTATGCAAACCAATATCAGAGCTTGATCTATCAAATTGTCAGCGGTGCACTCCAAGTTACCGACTTTTGCCTAAAAAT TATCCAGTACCTTCTGCAAGCAACAGGACTGACACTGAAGCTTCCGTGCTGAATGATCGCTGGGTATCGGTGACCTCAGGAAGTGAAGATTATTCATTTAAGCATATGCGCAAAAATCAGTATGAAGAAAGCTTGTTTAGATGTGAAGATGACAT GTTTGAGCTGGACATGCTGTTGGAATCTGTTACTGTTGCAATTGAGCGTGTTGAGAAGTTGGTGGAAAGGATGGAAGGCAATTCACTGAAACCAGACAGCTCTATCTCCCTCGATGAACATTTGACTA GTTTGAATATGAGGTGCATTGAGCGGCTATATGGTGACCATGGACTTGATGTTATTGATGTTCTTCGAAAAAATGTTGGTGTGACATTACCAGTTATTTTAACCAGGCTTAAACAAAAGCAGGAGGAGTGGTCAAGGTGCCAGTCAGATTTTAATAAAGTTTGGGCTGAGGTATATTCAAAAAATTATCACAAGTCTCTTGACCATCGCAGTTTTTATTTCAAACAACAAGACACAAAGAATTTGAACACAAAAG CTCTATTATCTCAGATTAAAGAAATCAGTGAGAAGAATAGGAAGGGGGATGATGTGTTACTTGCTATTGCTGCTGGGAATAGGTGGCCACTAGTTGCCAACATGTCATTTGTGTATTTGGATATGGACATTCATGAAGATCTTTATCAGATCATCAAATACTCTTGCGGAGAACTATGCAATTCTTCAGATCAAGTTAACAAAGTGATGAGGATCTGGACAACATTTTTAGAGCCTCTGTTAGGGATTCATCATAGGGCTCATGGCGCTGAAGATGCAGATATGGTAAAATCAAAGAGGCGAACTAGAGAAGTTGGTTTGGCATGTGGCGGGAAAACAAATAATGCTGCAGCAAAGG GTGGTAATGGCTCTAAAAGTGCTGGAGCTGAGTCTGTGGCTGAATTTATGGGTAGGAATGAAACAATTCCGTCTATGAAG AGCATAAAACATGACAGGATAACATCTTTGTATGGAGTGGGTGTACATCCATTTAGTGCATATTCGGTGTCCCACAACAATTTAAGGCCTGAAACAGAAGAGGGTGAATTATCTCCTAATGGTGATTTCAAAGAGGAACACTTCTGTGTTTTCGAAGATGAAGCTGTAGATGGAACTTCTAAACAAAATGAAGGTTCTACCAGCAGATCTCCCCAGGGTAGACCTAAGAATTATCTCAAGTTTTCAGGCAAGGATCATTCAGGTGCAGAAAATGAAGGTAACAAGAGAGCCCAGAGGTCTGCAGAGGATAGTGAAAATGCATCTGAGGCTGATGAAGATATCTCTGGCAGTGAATCTGCTGGTGATGAGGAGTCTTCTCATGAAGAtcaggaggaagaagaggatgatATGGATCTTGATACAAAGGCAAAAAATGACTGCAGAGCAGAGGTAAATAGGGAGGCACAGGGTTTGGATGGAGGAACATCATTGTCATTTTCAGAATGTTTGCAAAGTACAGTTAAACCAATTTCCAAGTATGTTTCCACTGCATTACCAAACCATGAAAAGAAACTTTCTCACATATTTTATGGAAATGACTCATTTTATGTTCTGTTCAGGCTACATCAG ATCTTTTATGAGAGAATATTGTCAGCTAAGACAAACTGTTCCACATCAGACAATAACTGGAAAGCTTCAAGGCACATAAATTCTCCAGATCAATATTCAAG GTTTATCAGTGCACTATACAACTTGCTTGATGGTTCTTCTGACCACACCAAATTTGAAGATGACTGCCGCTCCATCATTGGGACTCAGTCATATGTTCTCTTTACTATAGATAAACTGATATACAAAATTGTGAAGCAG CTTCAAGCATTAGCATCTGATGAAATGGACAACCAGCTTCTCCAGCTTTATTTATATGAAAAGTCGAGGTCTCCTGGGAGCTTCTTTGATCTGGTTTATCACGAAAATGCACGAGCCCTTCTACATGATGACAACATATACCGTTTTGAATGT CATTCTGATCCTACAGAATTAACTATTCAGCTCATGGAGTATGGGAATGAAAAACCTGAGTTGACTGCTGTCTCATTTGATCCAACCTTTTCACCGTATCTTTATAATGGTTATCTGTCAAGTATTGATGATACCAAATTGGTTGATGACGTCTTCCTTAGGAG gaataagcggaagcaagggAGGAATGATGACTCCCCTACTTCCTTGAAGATCATGGACAATGTCATGTTTGCTAATGGTCTTGAATGCAAGATATCTTGCGAATCTTCAAAA GTCTCTTATGTCCTCGATACTGAGGATGTCTTATTTCGTACGAGAAAGAGGAGAAGCTCTATCTAG
- the LOC103629312 gene encoding paired amphipathic helix protein Sin3-like 4 isoform X3 → MARRPPPSPPPPAQGNGSGSGSLTTRDALAYLKAVKDKFQEKRHTYEQFIQVMRDFKSDRLDSTGVIARVKTIFHGYPDLILGFNAFLPKEHAIRPLDLREDKKPVDYPRAISLVNRIKSRFQQEEHVYKSFLGILNKYRMHNKPIQDVYNEVTALLHGHPDLLEEFSHFLPDTPMPPPQAGTTTKVRHDDNNAIMHSVTRAQTVQRGRDFPSTADWDTSADRLDLEHDIQKSCIEKEKIRDACPRQHRRGYKRNEKNDEYENEDLDVEQCGHKSQRKMEGTGDDTPGDATLSSFNCSHAQEFQFCEKLKAHLEPEAYQEFLKCLHIYNQDIITRNELKRLVKDILQHYPDLVNGFNDFLGHCENIDGFLEGTFNKIFWNIGQTSRMVRPVEKERYKENEGDSDPEKERYKESKNSERVLTFNSKEGAAHEASTFPSKEKYNLCKPISELDLSNCQRCTPSYRLLPKNYPVPSASNRTDTEASVLNDRWVSVTSGSEDYSFKHMRKNQYEESLFRCEDDMFELDMLLESVTVAIERVEKLVERMEGNSLKPDSSISLDEHLTSLNMRCIERLYGDHGLDVIDVLRKNVGVTLPVILTRLKQKQEEWSRCQSDFNKVWAEVYSKNYHKSLDHRSFYFKQQDTKNLNTKALLSQIKEISEKNRKGDDVLLAIAAGNRWPLVANMSFVYLDMDIHEDLYQIIKYSCGELCNSSDQVNKVMRIWTTFLEPLLGIHHRAHGAEDADMVKSKRRTREVGLACGGKTNNAAAKGGNGSKSAGAESVAEFMGRNETIPSMKSIKHDRITSLYGVGVHPFSAYSVSHNNLRPETEEGELSPNGDFKEEHFCVFEDEAVDGTSKQNEGSTSRSPQGRPKNYLKFSGKDHSGAENEGNKRAQRSAEDSENASEADEDISGSESAGDEESSHEDQEEEEDDMDLDTKAKNDCRAEVNREAQGLDGGTSLSFSECLQSTVKPISKYVSTALPNHEKKLSHIFYGNDSFYVLFRLHQIFYERILSAKTNCSTSDNNWKASRHINSPDQYSRFISALYNLLDGSSDHTKFEDDCRSIIGTQSYVLFTIDKLIYKIVKQLQALASDEMDNQLLQLYLYEKSRSPGSFFDLVYHENARALLHDDNIYRFECHSDPTELTIQLMEYGNEKPELTAVSFDPTFSPYLYNGYLSSIDDTKLVDDVFLRRNKRKQGRNDDSPTSLKIMDNVMFANGLECKISCESSKVSYVLDTEDVLFRTRKRRSSI, encoded by the exons ATGGCTCGTCGCCCGCCGCCGTCACCCCCTCCCCCGGCGCAAGGGAACGGGAGTGGGAGCGGGAGCCTCACCACCAGAGACGCCCTCGCCTATCTCAAGGCCGTCAAGGACAAGTTCCAGGAAAAGCGCCACACGTACGAGCAGTTCATCCAGGTCATGCGTGATTTCAAGAGCGACAGGCTCGACAGCACCGGCGTGATCGCCCGTGTCAAGACCATCTTCCACGGCTACCCGGACCTAATCCTCGGATTCAACGCCTTCCTGCCCAAGGAGCATGCCATCAGGCCTCTGGACCTCCGCGAGGACAAGAAGCCCGTCGATTATCCCAGGGCCATCAGCCTTGTCAACAGGATTAAG AGCCGATTCCAGCAGGAGGAACATGTCTACAAGTCATTCCTGGGGATCCTCAATAAGTACCGCATGCATAACAAGCCCATCCAAGATGTTTACAACGAG GTCACCGCACTGTTACATGGCCATCCAGATTTACTCGAGGAGTTCAGTCATTTTTTGCCTGATACGCCCATGCCTCCTCCGCAGGCAGGCACTACTACTAAAGTTAGGCATGATGACAATAATGCTATAATGCATTCTGTCACGAGAGCTCAGACAGTCCAG AGGGGGAGAGATTTTCCATCAACTGCTGATTGGGACACCAGTGCTGATCGCCTTGATCTTGAGCATGATATTCAAAAAAGTTGTATTGAGAAGGAGAAAATTCGTGATGCCTGCCCACGTCAGCATAGAAGAGGTTATAAAAGGAATGAGAAGAATGACGAGTATGAAAATGAAGATTTGGATGTGGAGCAATGCGGTCACAAATCACAAAGAAAGATGGAGGGTACTGGTGATGATACACCAGGGGATGCTACATTGTCCTCATTCAATT GTTCACACGCACAAGAGTTTCAATTTTGTGAGAAACTAAAGGCACATCTAGAGCCTGAAGCTTACCAAGAGTTCTTGAAATGCCTTCACATATACAACCAAGATATTATTACAAGAAATGAACTAAAAAGATTG GTAAAGGATATACTTCAACATTACCCAGATCTTGTGAATGGATTCAATGACTTCTTGGGTCACTGTGAAAATATAG ATGGTTTTTTGGAAGGAACCTTCAATAAAA TCTTTTGGAATATAGGGCAAACATCGCGGATGGTTAGACCTGTGGAAAAAGAGAGATACAAGGAGAACGAGGGGGATAGCGATCCTGAGAAAGAGAGATACAAGGAAAGCAAAAATTCTGAAAGAGTATTGACCTTCAATTCTAAGGAAGGAGCAGCTCATGAAGCTAGTACATTCCCTAGCAAAGAGAAGTATAACTTATGCAAACCAATATCAGAGCTTGATCTATCAAATTGTCAGCGGTGCACTCCAAGTTACCGACTTTTGCCTAAAAAT TATCCAGTACCTTCTGCAAGCAACAGGACTGACACTGAAGCTTCCGTGCTGAATGATCGCTGGGTATCGGTGACCTCAGGAAGTGAAGATTATTCATTTAAGCATATGCGCAAAAATCAGTATGAAGAAAGCTTGTTTAGATGTGAAGATGACAT GTTTGAGCTGGACATGCTGTTGGAATCTGTTACTGTTGCAATTGAGCGTGTTGAGAAGTTGGTGGAAAGGATGGAAGGCAATTCACTGAAACCAGACAGCTCTATCTCCCTCGATGAACATTTGACTA GTTTGAATATGAGGTGCATTGAGCGGCTATATGGTGACCATGGACTTGATGTTATTGATGTTCTTCGAAAAAATGTTGGTGTGACATTACCAGTTATTTTAACCAGGCTTAAACAAAAGCAGGAGGAGTGGTCAAGGTGCCAGTCAGATTTTAATAAAGTTTGGGCTGAGGTATATTCAAAAAATTATCACAAGTCTCTTGACCATCGCAGTTTTTATTTCAAACAACAAGACACAAAGAATTTGAACACAAAAG CTCTATTATCTCAGATTAAAGAAATCAGTGAGAAGAATAGGAAGGGGGATGATGTGTTACTTGCTATTGCTGCTGGGAATAGGTGGCCACTAGTTGCCAACATGTCATTTGTGTATTTGGATATGGACATTCATGAAGATCTTTATCAGATCATCAAATACTCTTGCGGAGAACTATGCAATTCTTCAGATCAAGTTAACAAAGTGATGAGGATCTGGACAACATTTTTAGAGCCTCTGTTAGGGATTCATCATAGGGCTCATGGCGCTGAAGATGCAGATATGGTAAAATCAAAGAGGCGAACTAGAGAAGTTGGTTTGGCATGTGGCGGGAAAACAAATAATGCTGCAGCAAAGG GTGGTAATGGCTCTAAAAGTGCTGGAGCTGAGTCTGTGGCTGAATTTATGGGTAGGAATGAAACAATTCCGTCTATGAAG AGCATAAAACATGACAGGATAACATCTTTGTATGGAGTGGGTGTACATCCATTTAGTGCATATTCGGTGTCCCACAACAATTTAAGGCCTGAAACAGAAGAGGGTGAATTATCTCCTAATGGTGATTTCAAAGAGGAACACTTCTGTGTTTTCGAAGATGAAGCTGTAGATGGAACTTCTAAACAAAATGAAGGTTCTACCAGCAGATCTCCCCAGGGTAGACCTAAGAATTATCTCAAGTTTTCAGGCAAGGATCATTCAGGTGCAGAAAATGAAGGTAACAAGAGAGCCCAGAGGTCTGCAGAGGATAGTGAAAATGCATCTGAGGCTGATGAAGATATCTCTGGCAGTGAATCTGCTGGTGATGAGGAGTCTTCTCATGAAGAtcaggaggaagaagaggatgatATGGATCTTGATACAAAGGCAAAAAATGACTGCAGAGCAGAGGTAAATAGGGAGGCACAGGGTTTGGATGGAGGAACATCATTGTCATTTTCAGAATGTTTGCAAAGTACAGTTAAACCAATTTCCAAGTATGTTTCCACTGCATTACCAAACCATGAAAAGAAACTTTCTCACATATTTTATGGAAATGACTCATTTTATGTTCTGTTCAGGCTACATCAG ATCTTTTATGAGAGAATATTGTCAGCTAAGACAAACTGTTCCACATCAGACAATAACTGGAAAGCTTCAAGGCACATAAATTCTCCAGATCAATATTCAAG GTTTATCAGTGCACTATACAACTTGCTTGATGGTTCTTCTGACCACACCAAATTTGAAGATGACTGCCGCTCCATCATTGGGACTCAGTCATATGTTCTCTTTACTATAGATAAACTGATATACAAAATTGTGAAGCAG CTTCAAGCATTAGCATCTGATGAAATGGACAACCAGCTTCTCCAGCTTTATTTATATGAAAAGTCGAGGTCTCCTGGGAGCTTCTTTGATCTGGTTTATCACGAAAATGCACGAGCCCTTCTACATGATGACAACATATACCGTTTTGAATGT CATTCTGATCCTACAGAATTAACTATTCAGCTCATGGAGTATGGGAATGAAAAACCTGAGTTGACTGCTGTCTCATTTGATCCAACCTTTTCACCGTATCTTTATAATGGTTATCTGTCAAGTATTGATGATACCAAATTGGTTGATGACGTCTTCCTTAGGAG gaataagcggaagcaagggAGGAATGATGACTCCCCTACTTCCTTGAAGATCATGGACAATGTCATGTTTGCTAATGGTCTTGAATGCAAGATATCTTGCGAATCTTCAAAA GTCTCTTATGTCCTCGATACTGAGGATGTCTTATTTCGTACGAGAAAGAGGAGAAGCTCTATCTAG